In Candidatus Saccharimonadia bacterium, a single genomic region encodes these proteins:
- the rpsT gene encoding 30S ribosomal protein S20, which yields MPIIKSAIKRAKQALVRRSRNLQVKRAVKQDISALQAALGGGDTKLIETSLAAAYSEIDRAVKKHTIHKNTAARRKSSLAHAVAQASGAEKAPVEAKTTKGAGKKAATAKTAAKKAPATKTAAAKPAAAKKPVAKKPAAKKTTEK from the coding sequence ATGCCTATCATCAAATCCGCCATCAAGCGGGCTAAACAAGCCCTCGTTCGCCGCAGCCGCAACCTGCAAGTTAAGCGTGCCGTCAAACAAGACATTTCGGCTCTTCAGGCAGCGCTCGGTGGTGGCGACACCAAACTCATCGAGACCAGCCTGGCTGCCGCCTACTCCGAAATTGACCGTGCCGTCAAAAAGCACACCATCCACAAAAACACTGCCGCCCGCCGCAAAAGCTCGCTAGCCCACGCCGTTGCCCAAGCCAGCGGTGCCGAAAAAGCCCCTGTCGAGGCCAAAACCACCAAGGGAGCCGGCAAAAAAGCCGCCACCGCCAAAACTGCGGCCAAGAAGGCTCCAGCCACCAAAACCGCTGCCGCCAAGCCCGCCGCTGCCAAAAAGCCCGTTGCGAAAAAACCAGCTGCGAAAAAGACCACCGAAAAATAA
- a CDS encoding methyltransferase, producing the protein MAVTIPELKQDISFQATLRGQPLTFHSTWGLFSPKAIDEGTVLLLNHIEIAPNAHVLDLGCGYGPLGLTLAKLAPQGQIHLVDKDFVAIEFTAKNAQLNHLSNTQAYLSNGFAHVPPSEKFDLIVSNIPAKIGTELLQIFLHDAHAHLNPGGRLYLVTVSGLKEYMKRHLTAVFGNYSKLKQSKTYTAAMAVKTDAGDMA; encoded by the coding sequence ATGGCTGTGACTATCCCCGAACTCAAACAAGACATTAGCTTTCAAGCCACGCTGCGCGGCCAACCCCTCACCTTCCACTCCACGTGGGGCCTCTTCAGCCCCAAAGCCATCGATGAAGGCACCGTACTCCTGTTAAACCATATCGAGATCGCGCCCAACGCTCACGTGCTCGACCTTGGCTGCGGCTACGGGCCGCTTGGCCTCACGCTCGCAAAATTGGCTCCCCAGGGTCAAATACACCTCGTGGACAAAGACTTCGTCGCCATCGAATTCACCGCCAAAAACGCCCAGCTCAACCACCTCTCCAACACCCAGGCCTATCTATCCAACGGCTTCGCGCACGTCCCGCCCAGCGAAAAATTCGACCTCATCGTCTCCAACATACCGGCCAAAATCGGCACCGAGTTACTGCAAATATTCCTCCACGACGCCCACGCTCACCTCAACCCCGGCGGCCGGCTCTACCTCGTCACCGTCTCCGGACTCAAGGAGTACATGAAGCGCCACCTCACCGCCGTTTTCGGCAATTACTCTAAGCTCAAACAGTCCAAAACCTACACCGCCGCCATGGCGGTCAAAACCGACGCCGGAGACATGGCATGA
- a CDS encoding endonuclease/exonuclease/phosphatase family protein, giving the protein MKLLQINVWQGRLLRPLLDLVKHESPDIICAQEIYTYPEPIAPTSPWNYFRTVERIAELGGYQYVHFALSTTFTMADHPLGYGNAILSRYPLHDASVHYTGGPGPLTQNHLAAYDSNATRNFQHVVVDAGSTNINLINHHGHWVNQPLGDDASAHRLQLVAKFVAGLTGPVIVTGDFNLSPQSPAMKQFLETTGLTDQVTTAGTITTSLSAAHYLSTPIVCDYILTNPELTVSSLHASDRLVSDHRAIIAEIDA; this is encoded by the coding sequence ATGAAACTACTCCAGATCAACGTCTGGCAGGGCCGCCTGCTGCGCCCCTTGCTCGACCTCGTCAAGCACGAATCGCCCGACATCATCTGTGCCCAAGAAATTTACACCTACCCCGAGCCAATTGCCCCCACCTCACCCTGGAATTATTTCCGCACTGTTGAGCGAATCGCCGAGCTCGGCGGATACCAATATGTTCACTTTGCGCTCAGCACCACATTCACGATGGCAGATCATCCGCTGGGATACGGCAACGCCATTCTCTCCCGCTACCCCCTCCACGACGCCTCGGTTCACTACACCGGCGGACCAGGACCGCTCACCCAAAACCACCTCGCGGCCTACGACAGCAACGCCACGCGCAACTTCCAACACGTAGTGGTAGACGCCGGCTCGACCAATATTAACCTCATCAACCACCATGGCCACTGGGTAAACCAGCCGCTCGGCGACGATGCTTCAGCCCATCGGCTCCAGCTCGTGGCCAAATTCGTCGCCGGCCTCACCGGCCCCGTCATCGTCACCGGCGACTTCAATCTCTCGCCCCAAAGCCCCGCCATGAAACAATTCCTCGAAACTACCGGTCTCACCGACCAAGTTACCACTGCAGGCACCATTACCACCTCCCTATCGGCCGCCCATTATCTGTCCACCCCCATTGTTTGCGACTATATTTTGACGAACCCCGAGCTCACCGTCAGCTCGCTGCACGCCTCCGACCGTCTCGTTTCCGACCACCGCGCCATCATCGCCGAAATCGACGCCTAG
- the holA gene encoding DNA polymerase III subunit delta — protein MTLFFYGPNTYELHRQIQQMVEAYVAKAGADFGLERVEGATMRPHELTGVLQASPFLANSRLVIVEGLALNKAIGDKLAGIMAGVPASTVAVFADREVDQRTTVFKQLSKADKVVKFEPLSGPKLLGWVRAEITRLGGSAEPAVMRELVDMAGEDQWRLSGEINKLVNYDAVVTVQNVRALVTSSVEQSIFELVEAMTAGRTAAALAGYRALLERRESEIYILTMVQWQLRNLLLAKSAPAAMSPNELAKAAGMSPFVAGKMAAVQDRMSEAALRSAYLAAADCEYDVKTGRVKADVGVEQLIYRVAAGVAQ, from the coding sequence ATGACGTTATTTTTCTACGGCCCCAATACGTACGAGTTGCACCGGCAAATTCAGCAGATGGTGGAGGCTTACGTGGCGAAAGCGGGGGCGGATTTTGGCCTGGAGCGGGTGGAGGGGGCGACGATGCGGCCGCATGAGCTGACGGGTGTGCTGCAGGCCAGCCCGTTTTTGGCGAATTCGCGATTGGTGATTGTGGAAGGTTTGGCCCTTAACAAAGCCATTGGTGACAAGCTAGCCGGCATCATGGCCGGGGTGCCGGCCTCGACGGTGGCGGTGTTTGCCGACCGGGAGGTGGATCAGCGCACAACCGTGTTTAAGCAGCTGTCGAAGGCCGATAAGGTGGTGAAATTTGAGCCGCTGAGTGGCCCTAAGCTCCTGGGCTGGGTGCGGGCAGAGATTACGCGCCTTGGTGGCTCGGCCGAACCAGCGGTGATGCGCGAGCTGGTTGATATGGCCGGCGAGGATCAATGGCGGCTGAGCGGCGAGATCAACAAACTGGTGAATTATGATGCGGTGGTGACGGTGCAAAATGTGCGGGCGCTCGTGACGTCGAGCGTGGAGCAATCGATTTTTGAGCTGGTGGAGGCGATGACGGCCGGACGTACGGCGGCGGCATTGGCGGGTTATCGGGCGCTGTTGGAGCGGCGAGAGAGTGAAATTTATATCCTCACTATGGTGCAGTGGCAATTGCGCAACTTGCTGCTCGCCAAGAGTGCCCCGGCGGCCATGAGCCCAAACGAGCTGGCCAAAGCGGCTGGCATGAGTCCGTTTGTGGCCGGCAAAATGGCGGCGGTTCAGGATCGCATGAGTGAGGCGGCGCTGCGGAGTGCCTACCTAGCGGCGGCGGACTGCGAGTACGACGTCAAGACCGGCCGCGTGAAGGCCGATGTGGGCGTGGAGCAGCTGATTTACCGCGTGGCGGCGGGTGTGGCTCAGTAG
- the mutM gene encoding bifunctional DNA-formamidopyrimidine glycosylase/DNA-(apurinic or apyrimidinic site) lyase, producing the protein MPEGPEVETIRRGLEVSIVGQTIADVDVRWPGSLVEPVGVARTVMLGAVVRHVARRAKVLLLELDRGYTMMFHLKMTGQMVLVKADGERYAGGHPSLSMREALPDGSTRLVFGFASGDRLFFNDQRKFGWMKLVPTAEVGLDPLVARLGPEVLSAEFTAAYLGDQLRRHARAPVKAVILDQSTVGGIGNIYADESLHLARIHPARLAGSLTLPEVRRLQAATRDIMTAGIEHGGTSFAHYVNSLGGTGDYLEHARVFRRQGLPCAVCGTVIEKIRVAGRGTHVCPKCQRL; encoded by the coding sequence ATGCCGGAAGGACCGGAGGTAGAGACAATTCGGCGTGGGCTTGAGGTGAGCATTGTGGGCCAGACTATCGCGGACGTGGATGTGCGGTGGCCCGGCAGCCTCGTGGAGCCGGTGGGAGTGGCGCGTACGGTGATGCTGGGGGCGGTGGTGCGGCATGTGGCGCGCCGAGCGAAGGTGCTGCTGCTGGAGCTCGATCGCGGATACACGATGATGTTTCATTTGAAGATGACAGGCCAAATGGTGCTCGTGAAGGCAGATGGGGAGCGGTATGCTGGTGGGCATCCGTCTTTGAGCATGCGCGAGGCGCTGCCGGATGGGTCGACGCGGCTGGTGTTTGGGTTTGCTTCGGGCGATCGGCTGTTTTTCAACGACCAGCGCAAATTTGGCTGGATGAAGCTCGTGCCGACGGCCGAGGTGGGGCTGGATCCGTTGGTGGCGCGCCTGGGGCCGGAGGTGCTGTCGGCGGAATTTACGGCTGCGTATTTGGGTGATCAGCTGCGGCGACACGCGCGGGCGCCGGTGAAGGCGGTGATACTCGATCAGTCGACCGTGGGTGGCATTGGCAATATTTACGCCGACGAGTCGCTGCATTTGGCGCGGATTCATCCGGCGCGGCTGGCGGGTTCGCTGACGCTGCCCGAGGTGCGGCGGCTGCAGGCGGCGACGCGCGACATCATGACGGCGGGCATCGAGCATGGCGGCACGAGTTTTGCGCATTACGTGAATTCACTAGGCGGCACGGGGGATTACTTAGAGCACGCGCGGGTGTTTCGGCGGCAGGGATTGCCTTGCGCGGTGTGCGGCACGGTGATCGAGAAAATCCGGGTGGCTGGGCGGGGGACGCATGTGTGCCCGAAGTGCCAGCGATTATAG